The genomic window CATAGGATATTGGATACACATCTggaaattttttctcctttaaatctCAAAGTCTGGCTTACAGTCAGTGTGTCAGACTCACGGATGTGTTCCAACACAGGGCTGGCAGCCAGGAAATCACACGAAGTGCAGAATGTACAAGAGCCACTGTTGACATCACGGGTAGGAAGAGGGGAGAGGTACAGAAGTCCCTTGGACGTCCTGGTGAGGCGACACTCCAGCAAGGGAGGATAAATGAAAAGTCAGCTGACGAAATGGAAAAGACATACCCATGGTCAGTAAAGCTCAGGAGAAAGTACCAGAGAGGAGGCAGCATGGCCtaaagaaaatattcagtaaaGGAGACAAGACTAGGtgaatagacaaaaaaaaaaaaaaaggaaaattttttttttctgtcaaaaataTTTCATCCTCTTGGTTTTCATGCAGAAATATCCACTCCAtggaaaaaggaaaccaaaccaGTGTCTCTGGATTTCTCCTCTTGGGCTTCTCAAATTGGCCAGAGCAACAGGCTCTCCTCTTTGTGTTTTTTCTGTGTCTCTATCTAACAGGGCTGTTTGGAAACTTGCTCATCTTGCTGGCCATTGTCTCAGACCATCGCCTCCACACAcctatgtatttcttcctttccaatctctCTGTGGTAGACATCTGCCTCCCTTCATCTACCGTCCCCAAGATGCTGCTGAACATCCAAGCACAGACTCAGACCATCTCCTATCCTGGCTGCCTGGCTCAGATGTATTTCTGTATGATGTTTGCCAACATGGACAACTTCCTTCTCACAGTGATGGCGTATGACCGttatgtggccatctgtcaccCTTTGCATTACTCCACCATTATGACTCGGCAACTTTGTGCCTCACTGGTGACTGTGCCTTGGGTCCTTGCCATTTTGAATCCCCTCTTGCACACCCTCATGCTCACCCGTCTGTACTTCTGCTCTAACAACATCATCCACCATTTCTTCTGTGATATcagctctctcttccccctctcctgtTCTGACACCAGTCTCAATCAGTTCATAGTTCTGGCTGCGGTGGGGCTGATCTTCGTGGTACCTTCAGGGTGTATCATGGCATCCTATATCTTCATCATCTCTGCTGTGGTGAAAATCCCTTCTGCTCAAGGAAAACTCAAGGCTTTCTCCACCTGTGGATCTCACCTTGCCTTggtcattcttttctatggcgcAATCACAGGAGTCTATATGAGCCCCTCGTCCAACCATTCATCTGAAAAAGACTCAGCCACATCAGTGGTCTTCATGGTCATAGCCCCTATGTTGAATCCCTTCATATACAGTCTAAGGAACAGTGAGCTGAAACGGGCATTAAAGAAGGCTGTAGGTCAGACCAAAATGATATCGCAGTGATCTGTACTGACTGAAAGGCATTCAACAGGAAGAAAATCCTTATGGGCTCATCATTTTTATTCTAGTCATAGCTAAAAAGCTGTTATGAAATACCTAACTAAACTTGACAATGACCTAAATTTGCTACCTAATCACAGGCCTTATCTATTTGAGTTCCTGAAGGTATTATTGTTGTGGGCAAACATGTATAGATGAAGCCCCTGAAAATCACAGTAAGAATATGAGATCAACATTTGAATGCATTGTTAAGATGGCTCAGGTCAACACAGAAACCTACCATGTGGAGTGAAGAATACAGCAGCCCCCTCAGGCCTGTCCTCCTGGAGTAGACAGGAGTGATGTAACCACATCGTCTTGCATGAAAAACAGTAGAGAAGAAAACTATTATGTAATAAAAGGTTCAAATCATAACTGCAATGAGAGgttaaagagaaaagatattGGTGAGGGTATAAGAGGTCAAGTAAAGCTTTGAGAAAAAAGTTTCACTTGATCTGGATCCAGGACATAGGTGATCTTTaaatagaaacaatgaaaatggggcacctgggtggctcagggggttaaagcctttgcctttagctcaggcatgatcccaaggtcctgggatcgagccttgcattgggatttctgctcagcagggaactgctcccattcctctctctctctctctctgcctgcctctctgcctacttgtgatctttgtctgtcaaataaataaatgaaatctttaaaaaaaaaaaagaaacaatgagaaTATTCCAAATCCAGGAGAAAGCCTTGTAGGTAAGCAGGAGCATGGTACTTGCGTGTAAGTGTATTGAACAAATTAATCTGGACTTGTGAAGGATCCAGTGAGGGATTGGTGGGAATGAGGGGATGGATTATTTCTCACCctaatgttttttatatttagtcatattttataattatattgtaTGTATTTCCTATCTTTATCTTTATCCTGTCTTTATTCCCAGGGGTAAAAAGCACCACTTATATCTTccttgtatatatgtatataaatcttATGATGGTCTACAAAGAATTGCCTGGAAGACTattaatcttcattttaaaattaaaagtctgGGGTGCCTTGAATGTTTAtggcatcaatgtccacaatagcccaactatggaaagaacctagatgtccatcaacagatgaatggataaagaagatgtggtatatatatacaatggaatactatgcagctgtcaaaagaaatgaaatcttgccgtttgcaatgacgtggatggatctagagggtattacacttaGCAaagtgagtcagtcagagaaagacaattattgtatgatctccctgatatgaggaagtggagatgcaacatgggggatttggggggtaggaaaagaaaaaatgaaagaagatgggattgggagggagacaaaccataaaagactcaatctcaaaaaacagactgagggttgctggggtagTGGGGatgggatagggtggtggggatatgggcattgggagggtatgtgctatgattagtgctgtgaagtgtgtaaacctggcgattcacagacctgtacccctggggaaaaaaacacatatgtttatttaaaaattaaaaaattaaaattagggacgcctgggtggctcagtgggttaaagcctctgccttcagctcaggtcatgatcccagggtcctgggatcgagccccgcatcgagctctctgctcagcagggagcctgcttcccttcctctctctctgcctgcttctctgcctacttgtgatctccatctgtcaaataaataaataaaatctttt from Meles meles chromosome 5, mMelMel3.1 paternal haplotype, whole genome shotgun sequence includes these protein-coding regions:
- the LOC123941168 gene encoding olfactory receptor 1F12-like, which encodes MEKGNQTSVSGFLLLGFSNWPEQQALLFVFFLCLYLTGLFGNLLILLAIVSDHRLHTPMYFFLSNLSVVDICLPSSTVPKMLLNIQAQTQTISYPGCLAQMYFCMMFANMDNFLLTVMAYDRYVAICHPLHYSTIMTRQLCASLVTVPWVLAILNPLLHTLMLTRLYFCSNNIIHHFFCDISSLFPLSCSDTSLNQFIVLAAVGLIFVVPSGCIMASYIFIISAVVKIPSAQGKLKAFSTCGSHLALVILFYGAITGVYMSPSSNHSSEKDSATSVVFMVIAPMLNPFIYSLRNSELKRALKKAVGQTKMISQ